One part of the Microbulbifer sp. THAF38 genome encodes these proteins:
- a CDS encoding DUF3108 domain-containing protein yields the protein MRGSVVRIFISSLFFLLLSSQSIASQLEPFKATYTARYNGISVTATRELTGQEGNWRLDFKTSALFASIKEYSRFTNQDGSITPYHYEYRRKGLGRDRGTVLSFEPDKNMVLNVSNPERDMENVSPNILDKLSYQMQLALDVAAGKENLQYEVADGKKIRKYTFAQEGTEVVKTPMGKIEAIKVRRVRDADSERETTVWIAPQWNYALVKLVQLEENGKKYQITLKNLSINGKTVGAGQ from the coding sequence TTGCGAGGCTCTGTCGTGCGCATTTTTATCTCCTCTCTGTTTTTTCTTCTTCTCTCCAGTCAATCAATTGCCAGCCAACTGGAGCCTTTTAAGGCGACCTATACCGCAAGGTACAACGGCATCAGCGTCACTGCCACCCGCGAACTCACAGGCCAAGAAGGCAACTGGCGACTGGACTTTAAGACCTCAGCGCTCTTTGCCAGCATTAAAGAGTACTCTCGCTTCACTAATCAGGACGGGAGTATCACTCCCTACCACTACGAATATCGCAGAAAGGGTCTTGGCCGCGATCGCGGCACCGTTCTCAGTTTTGAGCCCGACAAAAATATGGTCCTCAATGTCTCCAACCCCGAGCGAGACATGGAAAATGTGTCGCCAAACATCCTGGATAAATTGAGCTATCAAATGCAACTGGCGCTAGATGTCGCCGCAGGCAAAGAAAATCTCCAGTACGAAGTCGCCGATGGCAAAAAGATTCGCAAATATACTTTCGCCCAGGAAGGAACCGAAGTGGTGAAAACACCTATGGGGAAAATAGAAGCCATAAAGGTGCGCCGAGTTAGAGATGCCGACTCAGAAAGAGAGACGACCGTCTGGATTGCCCCCCAGTGGAATTACGCTCTGGTGAAACTGGTGCAACTGGAAGAAAATGGCAAAAAATACCAAATCACCTTGAAAAATCTATCCATCAACGGCAAAACTGTCGGTGCAGGCCAATAA
- the purN gene encoding phosphoribosylglycinamide formyltransferase, translating to MSQGVCKVAVLISGSGSNLQALLDASANAGADFSVCTVISNKPEAFGLKRAAEAGVPTAVVDHRNFSGREIFDQALIAEIDSHQPDLVVLAGFMRILTPEFVRHYSGRLLNIHPSLLPKYQGLNTHQRALEAGDSEHGVTVHFVTEELDGGPPIVQAAVPINEGDTPDSLAKRVQVQEHVIYPMAVSWFAQGRLKMLGDRSQLDGELLPPSGARIDS from the coding sequence ATGTCACAAGGAGTATGCAAAGTTGCCGTACTGATCTCCGGTAGCGGCAGCAACTTGCAGGCGCTCCTGGATGCCTCGGCGAATGCCGGGGCAGACTTCTCCGTCTGCACAGTAATCAGCAACAAGCCCGAGGCCTTCGGCCTCAAGCGCGCTGCCGAAGCCGGGGTTCCCACAGCGGTGGTTGATCATCGCAACTTCTCCGGCAGAGAAATTTTCGACCAGGCACTGATCGCAGAAATCGACAGCCATCAACCAGACTTGGTTGTCCTGGCCGGATTTATGCGCATCCTCACGCCCGAGTTTGTTCGCCACTACAGCGGCCGCCTCCTCAATATTCACCCCTCCCTTCTGCCGAAATACCAAGGGCTAAACACACATCAGCGTGCCCTGGAAGCTGGAGATAGTGAGCACGGCGTTACTGTCCACTTTGTCACCGAAGAACTCGATGGCGGCCCCCCCATTGTGCAGGCCGCTGTGCCTATAAATGAGGGGGATACTCCCGACTCCCTGGCAAAGCGGGTCCAGGTACAGGAGCATGTCATCTACCCCATGGCTGTATCCTGGTTTGCTCAAGGGCGCTTAAAGATGCTGGGGGACCGCTCGCAACTGGACGGTGAGCTTCTGCCGCCAAGCGGGGCCCGGATAGACAGCTAG
- the purM gene encoding phosphoribosylformylglycinamidine cyclo-ligase, which produces MSDSKPQSTETSLSYKDAGVDIDAGNALVERIKHVAKRTSRPEVMGGLGGFGALCQLPSGYKEPVLVSGTDGVGTKLRLAMDLGIHDTIGIDLVAMCVNDLVVAGAEPLFFLDYYATGKLNVDIAAEVVTGIGKGCELSGCALVGGETAEMPGMYEGDDYDLAGFCTGVVEKSEIIDGKKVKSGDVLIGLASSGPHSNGYSLIRKVLEVSGADLQQELGGETLAKALMAPTRIYVKNLLQLMKSVQVNALSHITGGGLLENLPRVLPEGCLARVDVTSWEMPEVFRWLQQAGNIDAREMYRTFNCGVGMVICIPAEQADKALQALKEAGEDAFVVGTIEDAAAGAEAVELAGL; this is translated from the coding sequence ATGAGCGATTCCAAGCCGCAATCCACTGAAACATCCCTCTCTTATAAAGACGCCGGTGTCGATATCGACGCGGGCAACGCCCTGGTAGAGCGTATCAAGCATGTCGCCAAGCGCACTTCCCGCCCGGAAGTCATGGGCGGCCTGGGCGGATTTGGCGCTCTGTGCCAACTTCCCAGCGGCTACAAAGAGCCAGTCCTGGTTTCCGGTACCGACGGCGTGGGCACCAAATTGCGCCTGGCCATGGACTTGGGCATTCACGACACCATTGGTATCGACCTGGTTGCCATGTGTGTCAACGACTTGGTCGTAGCCGGCGCCGAACCGCTGTTCTTCCTCGACTACTACGCCACCGGCAAACTGAATGTGGATATTGCCGCTGAGGTTGTCACCGGTATCGGCAAAGGCTGCGAGCTCTCGGGCTGCGCCCTGGTCGGTGGCGAAACCGCCGAGATGCCGGGAATGTACGAGGGCGACGACTACGATCTAGCCGGCTTCTGCACCGGTGTTGTGGAGAAGTCAGAGATCATCGATGGCAAAAAGGTGAAAAGTGGAGACGTGCTCATTGGACTCGCTTCCAGCGGCCCCCACTCCAATGGCTACTCCTTGATCCGAAAAGTCCTCGAAGTTAGTGGCGCCGATTTACAACAGGAACTGGGCGGCGAAACGCTTGCCAAGGCATTGATGGCCCCCACGCGCATCTATGTTAAAAATCTGCTGCAACTGATGAAGAGCGTCCAGGTAAATGCCCTCAGCCATATCACCGGCGGCGGCTTGCTGGAAAACCTGCCCCGCGTCCTCCCAGAAGGTTGCCTCGCTCGCGTAGACGTCACCAGTTGGGAGATGCCCGAGGTATTCCGCTGGCTCCAGCAGGCGGGCAATATTGACGCACGCGAAATGTACCGCACCTTTAACTGTGGTGTCGGCATGGTGATCTGCATTCCAGCAGAACAAGCCGATAAAGCGCTGCAAGCGCTGAAAGAAGCCGGTGAAGATGCCTTCGTAGTGGGCACAATCGAAGATGCCGCTGCAGGCGCAGAAGCCGTAGAGCTAGCGGGCCTGTAA
- a CDS encoding DUF2066 domain-containing protein — MHKLLRQGLVLQFLVLLFGALILPVQARVISDLYEVVEAVPSRGATDRASAGSRGLERVFVRVTGDAAIGNNPNLKPILQKAQHFIQGYRYTSEDNQLYLHLSFDPQAISRQIHKLGLPMWPNNRPGTLVWMAVDTLKEGRSILREEDAPELFSVLDAMAVERGVPLDFPVMDLNDQHNMPLGDLWAQSEQTAERAGLRYRPDATLMGRLLQASGRRWQADWLLLHGGRSYAFDSNGGSLEEVALRGVNQMANLLAQRYAVRPGVEDAQQGSIFVELSGVDSFADYAEASAYLQGLAQVSSADLLSVEGDRMRLALATTVGLHSLRDALALNHKLRAHGDGDAIELNGYRAPLGSADNPLRYRWD; from the coding sequence ATGCACAAGCTGCTCCGGCAGGGATTGGTGTTGCAGTTTTTGGTCCTGTTGTTCGGCGCCCTAATTCTGCCAGTCCAGGCCCGAGTTATCTCGGACCTGTATGAAGTAGTCGAGGCTGTACCGAGCCGTGGGGCTACAGACCGCGCGAGTGCCGGCAGCCGAGGGCTGGAGCGGGTGTTTGTGCGTGTCACCGGGGATGCTGCCATCGGCAACAACCCAAACCTGAAGCCTATTTTGCAGAAAGCTCAGCATTTTATACAAGGCTATCGCTACACTAGCGAAGACAACCAGCTCTATCTTCATCTCTCTTTCGACCCTCAAGCTATCTCCAGGCAAATACATAAGTTGGGGCTACCCATGTGGCCCAATAACCGCCCTGGCACTCTCGTGTGGATGGCGGTGGATACCCTAAAAGAGGGGCGCAGTATCCTCCGTGAAGAAGATGCTCCTGAACTCTTTTCGGTATTGGATGCCATGGCCGTGGAGCGCGGCGTGCCCCTGGATTTCCCGGTGATGGACCTCAATGATCAACACAATATGCCTTTGGGTGACCTCTGGGCGCAGAGTGAGCAGACCGCTGAGCGTGCCGGTTTGCGTTACAGGCCGGATGCCACTTTGATGGGGCGTCTACTCCAGGCTTCGGGACGCCGCTGGCAAGCCGATTGGTTGTTACTACATGGTGGCCGCAGTTACGCTTTTGACAGTAATGGCGGCTCCTTGGAAGAGGTTGCGCTGCGAGGCGTCAACCAGATGGCTAATCTTCTCGCCCAGCGCTATGCGGTGCGCCCCGGTGTTGAAGATGCCCAACAGGGTTCAATTTTTGTGGAGCTATCCGGAGTCGATAGCTTTGCCGATTACGCAGAGGCCTCGGCCTATTTACAGGGGCTGGCGCAGGTGAGCAGTGCAGATCTCCTATCAGTGGAGGGGGATCGGATGCGCTTGGCGCTTGCCACTACTGTGGGACTCCACAGCTTACGCGATGCTCTGGCGTTAAATCATAAGCTGCGGGCACATGGGGACGGGGATGCCATTGAATTGAATGGATACCGTGCACCCCTGGGCAGCGCTGATAATCCGTTGCGCTATCGCTGGGACTGA
- the hda gene encoding DnaA regulatory inactivator Hda: MSIPQQLPLGVSLRDDATFDNFYLSESDPNRQVVALLQSFASGQNPEAVIYIWGDAGSGVSHLLQSACQCAEANGRSFQYIPMAELMTMDPVVLLDGLEQLDLVCIDDLHLLEGQPEWQTAMFHLYNRVRDSGRQLLLGARKSPRGMDISLADLLSRLQWSLVFQLQPMNDRDKVAALRRRSRLRGFDLPEDVAQYILHRAPRDTRALFLLLEQLDRASLMAQRKITIPFVKQVLDI, translated from the coding sequence ATGAGTATTCCGCAACAGCTGCCGCTGGGGGTATCCCTGCGAGACGATGCCACTTTCGATAACTTTTACTTGTCTGAGTCGGACCCCAACCGCCAGGTTGTAGCCCTACTGCAGTCGTTCGCCAGTGGACAAAATCCCGAAGCGGTGATTTATATTTGGGGGGATGCGGGTAGTGGCGTCAGCCATCTGCTACAGTCCGCCTGTCAGTGTGCCGAGGCCAATGGCCGCAGTTTCCAATACATCCCCATGGCCGAATTAATGACCATGGACCCAGTTGTACTTCTCGATGGCCTTGAGCAGCTCGACCTGGTGTGTATTGATGACCTGCACCTGTTAGAAGGGCAACCCGAGTGGCAGACGGCGATGTTCCATTTGTATAACCGGGTTAGGGATAGTGGCAGGCAGCTGCTATTGGGGGCGCGTAAATCCCCTCGAGGGATGGATATTTCCCTTGCAGACCTGCTTTCGCGCCTGCAGTGGTCGCTGGTTTTCCAGCTCCAGCCAATGAATGATCGCGACAAGGTCGCCGCGCTGCGCAGGCGAAGCCGTCTACGCGGTTTCGACCTGCCGGAAGATGTTGCCCAATACATTTTGCACCGTGCACCTAGAGATACCCGCGCTCTGTTCCTATTGCTGGAGCAGCTGGATAGAGCCTCCCTGATGGCGCAGCGCAAAATCACCATTCCCTTTGTCAAGCAGGTGCTGGATATCTAA
- a CDS encoding universal stress protein produces MPNIHKVLYVSHAAEDESSGLLQAFAIARNNQAEIKVLLVCPAVPEGFEDFSNFCVKAMLERVNGGIAAARERMNLSKDQVQMEIESDCGPRPAERVIRRVLTEGYDLVIKNVEGLSQLKGFKAIDMELLRKCPCPVWLCRPIERTHTEIRVAVAIDPECDEGSTYDLAIRLLRWARVLADSCNGTLHVVSCWDYDVDEYLRRHFPISASEEELDQATEAARAQHRSKLDVLIRASGIGGDIQVHHVIAHPDNYIPLLIDEEGLDLLIMGTVGRAGIPGFIMGNTAENILQKVTCSLLALKPSDFVSPIKI; encoded by the coding sequence ATGCCAAATATTCATAAAGTCCTCTATGTGAGCCATGCCGCTGAAGATGAATCCAGTGGGCTGTTGCAGGCATTTGCTATTGCCCGTAACAACCAGGCGGAAATTAAGGTGTTGTTGGTTTGCCCAGCGGTGCCGGAGGGGTTCGAGGATTTCAGTAACTTTTGTGTGAAGGCAATGCTGGAGCGGGTAAATGGAGGGATTGCAGCGGCTCGGGAGCGGATGAACCTGTCAAAGGACCAGGTGCAGATGGAAATTGAATCGGACTGTGGTCCCCGCCCCGCGGAGAGGGTTATTCGCCGTGTGCTCACTGAGGGCTACGACCTGGTGATCAAGAATGTGGAGGGGCTGAGTCAGCTCAAAGGCTTCAAAGCTATCGATATGGAGTTGCTGCGCAAGTGCCCCTGTCCGGTTTGGCTGTGTCGCCCCATAGAGCGTACGCACACAGAGATACGGGTGGCAGTGGCGATTGATCCCGAGTGTGATGAGGGTAGTACCTACGATCTGGCAATTCGCTTATTACGCTGGGCACGGGTGTTGGCAGACAGTTGTAACGGCACTCTGCATGTTGTTTCCTGCTGGGATTACGATGTGGACGAGTATTTGCGCCGTCACTTCCCCATCAGTGCATCCGAAGAGGAGTTGGACCAGGCCACCGAGGCAGCTCGTGCCCAACACCGTTCAAAATTGGATGTACTGATTCGGGCCTCAGGTATCGGTGGTGATATTCAGGTCCACCATGTGATTGCCCACCCGGATAACTATATCCCTCTATTGATCGATGAGGAGGGGTTGGATCTCCTTATCATGGGTACTGTGGGGCGTGCCGGTATCCCCGGCTTTATTATGGGAAATACTGCGGAAAATATCCTGCAAAAGGTGACCTGCTCTCTGCTTGCGTTAAAGCCCAGTGATTTTGTTTCTCCCATCAAGATATAG